The Hevea brasiliensis isolate MT/VB/25A 57/8 chromosome 9, ASM3005281v1, whole genome shotgun sequence nucleotide sequence atatatatatatatatatatatatatatattatgttaagCATAAACCAatgtgaattaaaaaaaataaatttataagaattaaggttatatttgatataatgtaattaaaattgtaatattattgtaattatattatatatttaattgtaTTATTTGGTAATACAAAAAATTTGACgtaatataatgataattatataatataattaattatatttaaaataatataataattattacatataaaaatagatgcaatcataattatttattttaattattttatttattatcaatactATCACTACTACTACTGCCACAAATATTTCACTGTATTAATATCATCACTATTACTATCATAACTACCATCATTATCACTATCAGTATTGTCACTTGATCACTATTATCACTATCTAATCATCGTTATCGACACCATTATCATTCGACTACTAATTACTATAATCATTATCACTTatcattaataatataaataaattaaatattaaaattaaaattatcattaccttgcatatatttttattttacaactagATATAAgaacataataataattatattatattatattataattttaattatattatataattaattacgtTACGCTTTACTAAACGTAagctaaaaaaataaataaaatttttttagtaactttataagtacatctaatttgaatttcaagttcaaCTTACAATTatgaaaaccctaattcaaatgctAAATAAGTAAATTTATGAAAatgtttttaaataaataataatttaaatatgattttatatTGAAGTCTCAAATCAATCCAACCACCAGACCAGCGCTTTTTTTACATACCTAAAATGCCCTTTTATTTATTATATCAAATTTCCTGAGATATTCCAAATTcaatttaactttaatttttcaattcaatAAACTTTGTAAATATTACCcaaaattgaaataaatcccaGTCTGAATGAAAACTTAAAAGCAATCAAGAATTGGAGATTGATGCCTCTAATTATTGTTAGGTGTCACTAACATATGATCCAAGTGGAGACCACACTACACCTACGTCTTCATTAATAGACCCCCTAAGATATGAAAACAGGCTTACGAGGGCTATTTCATAAGCTACAATCAAAATGAGGAAAGAATACTATGAAACCTTCCATAAATAGGAAAAAGATTTTGTGCCAACTTTTGGGATTATCAACTAATCACCTATAATTAAGCTTTATCTAATCCCTCCCCATATTTGATTAACAAAATAAAGCAATTTCTTCCATCACACACTTTGTTATTATCTTCCCATGTGTCCTCTTGTGTTTGGATTTAACTTTGAATTAAACTACAATCCCTTATTAGAGTAATCATGATTAATTATTGTAATCAATTTCCTACTAATGATTAATACAACTTGCTTGTGCGAGTGTAGGCCTTCCTTTTCAACCCTAAACTTAGTGGATCAGCACAGAAACTTATATATGTCTAGCCCTAACCCAACCCCTACGCTTTCCTTTGCGGCTTTTGTTTCAACGTGTTTGAATTCTTGGAAAAATCCATTATgtaatactttttttttaattaaataaaagtaatttttttatataaaattaataataaataatgaattttaataaatataattttgcattttattatataaattatttatttaaattcactttcttgcactaatttcaattaaaaaataaaaaatttctaacaaaatattttcTCAAGGTCTGAAATTTGATaacagacttttttttttttttttggaaaggaATGGATGCCATGCCAGCCCAGCtcattagttattttaataataataataataatataaaaagttaaaaatgaaagtaaaaaaataaaaagaaaagtaaaataataataagGTGGAAAGGTGGTGGGAAAAATGATAATATATTGTAGTAGTAGTTATATAAAGAGGGAAATAATTGGAGGGGAAAAAAAGAAGTGGGACCCACAAAAAGTGTACGGAAAGGTGGAGACAGCACGCCACCTCCGTTAATTTAGGCAGCGCTGTCCCtctctattattattattctttggCCTTTCTCTTCCTCTTGAGCCCCGTgccccctttttttttaattatttttttattttaattattctttTTCATTAATTGGttggatttattttaatttcacaattaaaatttttaataagaaaATGGTGGTGATTTCAGATTTCTCTCTGTCACGTGCGTATAGTTCTCTAGCTTGGCCCCTTTTTTTTtggataaataataaaaaataaaaaaatcaccaACCATGACGATTTTCCCTACACGTCATCCAAAATCGAAGTTAATCCTCTCGGACGAATAACGATTGCCGTTCTCCTAACTTTTTTCTTTTTCGCATTTGTATAACTTTcatgatttatttttattcaaaattatTGTATTTTAAACGCAAAAATATTCAAGTTTATAAtttctaaatatttatttatttttaaaatttttattccgcctaaaaatatattttttaagtatATATTTGCCACATATTCagagaattttataaaatttttattttttttaatctatgtcatatttatttttataatattaaattaataaaattatttatatataatttaaataaaaatataaatatataatatttattcaatatataaattttatatatttatatatttaaatttataatatatcacatttaaataaaaattgtatattattaaatataaatttatgaaaagagaaaatattattagtttaatgaaatattaaaatCTGTTAAATATCTTCTCATCTGATCTAATCATTCAATCCTCAAAAAATATGTTTAAAcagtaagaaaaataaaaaaaaaatagaaagaaaattagtttttttatatctaaatatagaaaaaaaaaatttgagataattttttttaaataataaaattataattttacactTAAATATTTATAAACATCTTAAAAAatgtaggaattttttttttctgtaattctACATATTTTTCTCTTATCTTTTAGATAACATAGAATAAAATCTAACATTTATTTTACTTTtgaaagttttattttattttcattttctttttagcTAAACATACATTGAGTGAAaaataagtttattttccttttaaacTACCTTATTTTCCTACGATCTAAATTTAgtgttaaattaataattttttgtcAAGTGAAAAATAAGTTTTTCTATTACTGTAAATtaatatcataatttatttttatgcattattttaattcatattttcaatttaattaaaatgttaattatGTTGCTTTACTATTATtctgtaattttaattttaaattctaattaaaaaatcCAATAACACATTAACCCAATAATTTTTAAGATTCAATTGGGCtaggtttattttttttatataatctaATAATTAACCCTTATTTTGATGAATAATTTATGAATATTCAATCTTATGAACATCACACTCTAAATGTGAGTGAGGGCGAAGTTATTTTCTCTTTCCTACGCTATTTCGTAAAAAATAATGAACCCAAATTGTGGATTTTACGAGTGCATTGCATGGATCAAAGTTGGAATATCAATGAGTCATCTTTCGTTGAAGTTTGCAAAGCAGCCGAAAATTTGATGCGCCATTTCTTCATCTTTTACTAGGAACGCAGGATCCCACGTCAGTACAtggaatttcatttatttcttatTACCTTCTCAATATCTATTTtacgaatttaattttttttttaaatattaaaagtatttttatatattaaaaacaaaatatatagacaaattttgtatttaaatacttcaaaattttaattcggATCATGGGAtatttatcttaacaattttaATTGTCtatgaataaaatatttaaaattcatgaaaaaaatattaaaaataaataaattaatttaaaattgaatatTATAACTCTATAACATTGTCAAACACAAAATTGTGttaattgttattaaaaatataaaatattaaattcttgCATTCTCataaaaatgttaaaaataatcaataattatttaaaaaataaattttaaattacgttaaaattaaatttaacataattaatttaaaattttatattaacacatatataaaattaaactttaCTACGTTGTTTTTAAAGTCAAATGgaagataatatatatatataattaatagtaAAGTtggtaaattataaaattttaaaattaattgtttataaatttatatattattcaattcaTATTTTTAGAATTAAGATAGtgtttgattcaatttttattttataattatttatttataaaaataaaactaataataaaaacatatattACGTAAATATATagcttttaatatttttataacataaattcattcattcatttactgTAGCCATAATGAAAAAAGAGTTAAATTAAActctttttaaataaatactgagttaaattaaatattttaattaagcaataaataagaaaaagtaaataataataaaaaaaaagagtgaGATAGCTGGAAGACAGATACAATAGTGCAGGGAAAACGCGGCACAGACAGAAACGGTCACACCCCACAACCCAACACAAGCCCTCACTTTTCCCAATAACATAGCGCCGCTCTTTCTTCCAGTAACCATTCTtccgcttcttcttcttcttcttattttgcCCATCAGAGCTACACCCATTTCTTACTAGCTCAAaacttatatattatattatattatttttgttattaatatattttaaaaataatataatatcaaataatttaataatattttattattgatatcatattataaataataagataatttaatttttattattatttattatttatatttatatcataCAAGATAGTTTTTTTTTACTGTTAAAAATATATCAtgttatatgatataatttttattattaatatatttaaaaaataatataatataaaataatttaataatattttattatttagttgaataatatgatataataaaataaatataaaattattaaaatattttttttttataattatatataaaaataattttaaaatattttatttttatgaaaaaataatcatataaaaataaaataaaaatataaaaattttaaatcattCCAAATCATCAATTTAATGAtttaaaaaattgtgataaaatggTAATTATTTTTAgaagtaattttaaaaatatatataataatcatattatataatataaaatcattATAAATTATAATCTAAATATAATTTAACAAAATCActctaaatattatatatatgtaaaCATTTAGGAAAAAAGGGATATTGCCATTCTAAAATTAGAGAGAATTTATACATGACTGGAAATTTAATACAAGACTTATAACAACACGACCTTCGGCAGCCATCGGTAAGAGTTGAATTATGAACCATTTTGGATGATCTATGTgagttaattaaatatgttttaaCAACTGATATGTTAGATTAGTGAAGAGAGGAAAAGAAAGGAGCGCGTGGGAGAGAGTAGGAAAGAGAGAGGGAAGTGAAGATATTGTTGAACAGCAGAGACTAGACTAGTAGGGGGAGGTGACGCAGATACCGAGGAGGAAAGGGAGGTGCCTCGAGCCCTGTGTTAGTTTACTACGTGACTACTGCCTCAATAGAACCTTGCGAGCGAGATCTCTCTGTTTCCCTACTTTCTGTTTTTGATTCCCCCAACACAAACCCTCTCTCTCTCCCCACGCGCATCTTTTCTTCTTTTGTGGATCACGTCCCCCattccttcttttctttcctcgcCAAAAATAAAATTACCATTGAGTATGGACTATCTATTGCTTAAAATAactcaatttttttaaaagaaaattgtgACAGGCGCGATTCAAATTTGCCGCATTTAGGCCCGAGATGCGCAGATTGTCGGGTTGGGGCGTGAATATGCAATTGAGGCGACACGCGCCAATAACGTTAAGGATGTGTTTAGTATaaagttaaaatattaaaaattaaaaattattattattataattttaagttttttaaaaaataattattaaattaaattcttaaaattaatatttaaaaattaatttattatttttaaatatttaaataatattattgagAATTAAAAATTATGAGCGTAACGGTTACGTTTTATTAACCTTCTACTAGATGCTTCTATTAAAGGTACGTAACttttagttttaatttaattaaaaaatgactgatgttataaaaattaaattaaattagataaatttaataaaaaattaaaatttaattctaaAAATTTCTCAATCTTCAAATGAATCATACCACACTCACCCCAATCATTAAAATTCAAATATCAACATAAACCCACCACCAAAATTGTTTTCTTGATAACAATTTTAACAGTAGACCTATAttctttcatttatttaattcccTCTTGATAAATCTTTCCTTGTCTTATGAAATGAgcataaaaataatttcatggGAATGGAGTGCTTAGGGTTGAGGTGTTATGTTGGATGTATATGTGAAATTGATAGGGCCCTAGACCTAATGTTGGGTCCTAGACCTAATGCTGGGCCAAAACTAGGACAGAAGATTAAGCATCCAAAATTAATAGGGTAGGTTCCCAGGTCAGTTTCAATGGCCTACCTTCCTCAGTTTGATAGTGATTTGCAGGCTTAGGGTAAATCTTGGCCCCCCAACCAACAATCCAAATGTCATCTGTTCACCCATTTGGGCACTGGCCCCCTTCTTCTCCAACCCTAGCTCCTCAACCTTCTTCTTGCCCCATATCTACAGCTTTTGTTTCATTCATCCAATAGTTCTACAATACAATAGTTATATTTGTCTGGTAGTATAAAATAGTTATTATATTAGTAGTTTCGCtttcacaaatttcaaatttttattgaaatttaaatgTGAAATTTGTGGAGGTACATTGAAAACATGAAGGAAAAAGAATAACTTCAAACTTGGATGGGCCTCTCTCCCAAATATGGGTCTACTAAGTGGGCATTTTCAAGACCCAAGAACCAAAAAGGCCTCTCCTAAATTATCTAGCCCAGCTCTTTGCACATTATtagaaatataaatatatttttttttaaaaatcagagtttatttaaaaaaaaaatttgatatttgattgctatttaaaaaattattaagttcAACTTCTTTAATTCtagtaattaataaaatatttttaaaataaaattataatgaaacacaagcaataaaataaaaataaaataataatattaacagTATATAGATACTCCTACCAAATTAAAATCTGCTAATAAATTAAACTCCCCAATGCCTACAAGAACACAAATAAAAGAAACTAATAAGTAATAACAATACCATTTATTTTCTTAAATCCCTTCAGCTTGCTATATCACAGTCTAGGCTTAATTAGGTCTTGGTGGGAGACCcttccaaattaaatttcatcCATATTCAGCAAAGCCATATTCTTGCACTTGGAATAATTAAGAATAATAAATTCTTAAGCCTGGATATGGACTCGCAAATTTTACTTGGATATTTGATACTAGAAAAAAGCTGCATGATCtgattttgaatgagttatgttgaaattcatttaaaaatgaaaatttcatattttatatatgaaaaaaaaattcatattataCCCTACGAAGATGGTATATCCTAAAGGGAAAAACGAAATTAATGGGTTattaattaaaacaaaaagaTGTTAATAATTATgagaattaattcaatattttgcAAATAAGAAACTATATTAAAGAAGCAAATTAATGAAAGCTTGCTCTAAAACATTTATCTATATTTATATATCTAACAAAATGGGCAATTTAATTTTCAACAACATTAATAAGATCTAAATGTGTACAAATTGGAacaagagggaaaaaaaaaataactttttacaAATTGATCCATAAATtatagggaccaaaaataaaattctaaagaAATCACCATATTATAACTACATATATATGATCTATTATATTCTttcatttaataattaattaattttttagaattaattaattgagaaggaaaaaaaaaatacaaaattatgCATCATTCTCTTATTTTTGTTTCCGCTCCAACCCTAAAAATCTGCAAGGAGAATACCTAATTTTGTACTCAGAAATGGTCTCAAGTTTAGGTGACCATGATTGTTCTCTAGACCCAACAAGCTGTTCATAGTGCTTCTTCAACTCTGGGGTGCTACAAAGAAAGTTATTACAATTTTCTTCTCCTGCTTTACTTTTATTTAGAAGCCTTATTATGAATTCAGGCACCACCTTTATCAGAGTCCTACCGTTTGCAGCTTTTACATATTGGAAAGAATCACACGCACCAAAATTGATTGGTGCAGGTCTAGGGCTGGAGGAGCTGCAGGTTAAGGCAGAAAGAGAAGCAGCTGATAAGACATGGTTGCAAGAGATGCGATCTATAGGAAGGACGAAGTAGGTTTGGCCTGGTATGAGCTCATCATCAATGGCTAGGGCTGGTAAAGGGTGACCAATGAAGAAAGAATCTGCATGGCAAACAATCTTATCTGGATTCTCGAACATGATCTCTCCTGCTATGTGTTTCCCTGTAAGAATTCTTGTGGTTCCTTCCCAGAAGATTAGCCTCACTGATGAACACCTTGCTGAATGGAAACATGGCGATATAGCATTTCCCATTTcacagaaagaaagagagaaaaggatGAGAAATGGAAGGTGTTTGGATGGAGAGAAAATCAAAGAGAGGAGAAAAGATGGGTTAAATATAGAAATGAACAAGGTATTGACTTAGAGAaagtcttattattattattttgcttGTTTGTAGGGTTTCTGATGGGTCGGTGGTCAGCCGTGCCGGCTTTGAACATTATCTTCCGGCTTTGAACATTATCTTTCACTGTATATATCTTCCTAAAACTTCCATTGCTATCACGACTTTAACCTCAATTAACAACTCATATTTTCCTGGCCTTATAACTGGTAATTAGTAAATTACAATTTGTAATTAATTTACACAAACATCGAAAAAGAGTTATAAAAAGGTTTAATTGAGATTAAATTCAACATAATGCATTTGTTGTCTAtactattataaaataaaaagattaatcAAATTATATCTAATAATTTGAATagagtgaattttttttttatttttaaaatatcacTCAAAACGGAATAAAAATAGTAATTGTATCAATTAATGAATTGTGAATAAATgtattcaaaattttgaaaactaACCATGGTCCTTTGGCTTCCGTGACTTGGAGAAAAAATTTGGTCATAATTAAGCATGTGAACCACTGTGTTTGTTTAATTTGTGGACCAAGTGGTTAATGAACCAAAGGCAAATTGGACTCCACCAACTAATTAATAGCACAACTACCATTCATTTAGCCACCTTATAGGAGCACCACTAACAAAACAAATGGTTACCTCACTTGCATGAATTGAGTGGTTGAGTTGGGTTCTATGATCAATCACCTTTCACCCTTTGGATTATGCCACTACTCATTTGTCAATGAATTTGTTTAGAATGGTCATTGGTCCCTTCCCCGTTTTAATATGCTTTTAATGAGGGATTTGACTTAAACTACTCCACAATAGACCCAACATTTGAAATCTAGGGATTCATTAATGATACCCACTTGAACTTTCTAATTGCATGTGAATTAGATGAAATTTGTATGTTGCTTTGCTTGTAGAATGGGTTGCAATTTGAGACAAATTAAGGATTTGACTTTTTATGGGAACAATTCAAACAGTTTTGGCATTTCTGAGGCTTTCTAAATCTACATCATGCacgttatataaatatatatagatGTTAAATTATTAAGCAATTCGATCTAAGTCATAATTCAGCTTTTTTGTAATATGTGAGTGAAGTTTGAGATTGTGGTGTTAACAAgtaaattaataagaaaatgaATGTCCTTTTTCCCTGTACATTTGGCCATCTAAAATAAATAATTGGTAAGCACTATAATAAGGACACCTACAGacttctctctctatatatatacataaataaatCATAGTCCCAAAGACTTTGAGGATAATTTGGCAGTAAAATAACAATGAAATTGACCTTTTTATCCATACTTTGTCacatcatcatgcatgatttTTTTATGGGTTCTGATCtgactttttaaaaaaaataataacaaaaatgAAATTATGCATTTGAGGAGGGCATCACAGAaggtcaatatatatatatttttttccatTTCTTAGTACAAAATTGCCCCTAATATGTGAGGGTGTTGAAGATATTATTGAATTAAGTGCAAAAAGATTAAATTAGTAATGAAAAGCAATCTCTAATTTTTCCTCTTATTTGTTAATGTAAGCCATCCATATAATAACATGTACATGATACAATGTTCATGCCTGGCCTCTACATATATTAATCTACTTTGGTTAAACAAAATTTCTCTTCATGATGACAAATATTAATGTTCTTACATACAAGCTTTTATATTAGGATTAATTACAATTTGGGTCCTTAAACTTTTTGCAAGtgcaattatttaattttgagtTGAAATGCGATgtcctaaaataaaaaaaaaaggttaaaattttattatcatcttctttaaaattatgaaattttaaatttaatttttttttctttggaagGATTTCAATGGtggtaaaataaataaataaataaatgcagAGAGGTGGCTTTTTATATTCCTTAACCGTTTCACGTGCTATTTAATCCATTGGCCAGCTGATTCAAATATTGAATTAGTCACAGCAAGCAACAATTAGCTAGGCCAGGTCACTGTTCAAGGTTTCGTCCCACACATTGTGAACATAATAATGcacatatattaataaaattatttaaatttatttattttaattagtatCAGAGAGTCGTTGATTTTATTGAAACAAGATGGTTGAATAATTTTCTCAATACAAATTTGTTGATATTATTTCGTTACTatttgttaataatttaatagtcAAATGCAACgcttagattttaaatttagaataaGGTTTAATATACCCCCTATACTTATTGTAGAAGTTTAATTTAGTACATTGTTaacttttaattcaatttaatccataaattttaatttatgcttAAATTAGCTCAATTAATTAATATGTGTCAATTTTtagtattaaaatattatttttatattatataattatttaaataaaaaataaaatattatttttattatttaatattattaattaaactaaaaatataaaaaaaatctttatatttttataaaattaattaaaattttaattaattttaattatttaaatgaaaaaaatataatttttgtatttcatgcttttaatttaaaattaaaaaattctaaataaataaaattaaaactataaaactatatattttttcatattattaattaatattaaaaaagtaaaatacaaaaataactaattatagttaattaattaagataaaaaataattaactaaataattaacattaaaaaataattaactttaaaaatatttaaaaattagaaaaaaaaaataactcaCACTAAAATAGTGAGTGAGGTACACTTTTCTCAAAATTGAACTAAATtggatataaattaaaatttcttgattaaattaaatcaaaaattaaaattaagctaAATTAAATCTCCAGGGAGGAAATTAACCTTATTCCTTTTAAATTCTTacattccctttatatcattcaGGCAATATTTCACCTTCTACGTGTGATCTTCGCTAATAGCTAGCTTCCTCTTCCTCCTTTAATTATCTCCGCCACTACATCTGTTTTGAGTCTGCTGCTGTCGCCCCCGTTCCTCCATTCAACAATGGTTCCTCGATCTACTCTTCAACATCAGTAGATTTGTTCTTCAACCTGTTCAGATTCCAACTCtttacaaa carries:
- the LOC110644776 gene encoding uncharacterized protein LOC110644776, which translates into the protein MGNAISPCFHSARCSSVRLIFWEGTTRILTGKHIAGEIMFENPDKIVCHADSFFIGHPLPALAIDDELIPGQTYFVLPIDRISCNHVLSAASLSALTCSSSSPRPAPINFGACDSFQYVKAANGRTLIKVVPEFIIRLLNKSKAGEENCNNFLCSTPELKKHYEQLVGSREQSWSPKLETISEYKIRYSPCRFLGLERKQK